A stretch of Lacipirellulaceae bacterium DNA encodes these proteins:
- a CDS encoding sulfatase, with product MIWVDDLRPEIAAYGVEAMHTPGLDRLAERSVRFDRAYCNISVCGASRASVMTGLRCTPTRFIDYDTWAERDAPEAVTLNEHFLKNGYHTAFYGKVFHFPEDSANGWTEGKSFYEWPGYTEPESKAIYEVRQASGDWKNNGPAWELANVADNELADGKIAEAACQSIERLSKGSKPFFLATGFFKPHLPFVAPEEYWQHYQARDMRLPDNFIRTCDAPEFAFSNWGELRSYAGMPETGSVSPEVAKQLIAAYRACVSFTDAQIAKLLDTLEASGEAENTIIVLLGDHGWNLGEHGMWCKHCCFETSMRTPLMISAPTLAGFKPGQATQSITEFTDIFPTLCELSGLDTPTELVGQSAVGLLKDTSKSHREAAIGRFKIGDTIRTNRYRYTLFRDDNGKGQVIGEMLFDQQEDPAENNNLAKEPNMKQVISDLRTQLEASFSKANVAKNAP from the coding sequence ATGATTTGGGTCGACGATCTGCGCCCCGAAATTGCCGCCTACGGCGTCGAAGCGATGCACACGCCAGGACTCGACCGGTTGGCCGAACGTTCCGTACGGTTTGACCGTGCCTATTGCAACATCTCCGTCTGCGGTGCGTCACGCGCGTCGGTCATGACAGGGCTGCGTTGCACGCCAACACGGTTCATCGACTACGACACTTGGGCCGAACGCGATGCCCCTGAGGCCGTCACCCTTAATGAACATTTCTTGAAGAATGGCTATCACACGGCGTTCTATGGAAAAGTCTTTCACTTCCCGGAAGACTCTGCCAACGGGTGGACCGAGGGCAAGTCTTTTTATGAGTGGCCCGGTTACACCGAGCCTGAAAGCAAGGCTATTTATGAAGTACGCCAAGCAAGCGGCGATTGGAAAAACAACGGTCCTGCTTGGGAATTGGCAAACGTCGCCGACAATGAATTAGCCGATGGAAAAATTGCCGAGGCGGCTTGCCAATCAATCGAGCGACTCTCCAAGGGTTCAAAGCCTTTCTTCCTCGCTACTGGTTTTTTCAAACCGCATCTCCCATTTGTCGCTCCCGAAGAATATTGGCAGCACTACCAAGCTCGCGACATGAGGTTGCCTGATAACTTCATACGAACTTGTGATGCGCCTGAGTTCGCTTTTTCGAACTGGGGGGAACTTCGCAGCTACGCGGGCATGCCAGAAACCGGCTCGGTATCTCCCGAAGTCGCCAAGCAACTTATCGCTGCCTATCGGGCTTGCGTAAGCTTCACGGACGCACAAATCGCGAAACTACTAGATACCCTAGAAGCGAGCGGAGAGGCGGAAAACACAATTATCGTGCTGTTAGGCGACCATGGTTGGAATTTGGGCGAGCACGGGATGTGGTGTAAGCATTGTTGCTTTGAGACCTCGATGAGAACCCCGTTGATGATCTCCGCGCCCACGCTAGCAGGTTTCAAGCCGGGCCAGGCAACCCAATCCATTACCGAATTTACGGACATTTTTCCCACGCTGTGCGAGCTCAGTGGACTAGATACACCCACCGAATTGGTTGGGCAAAGTGCAGTTGGTTTGTTAAAGGATACGAGCAAAAGTCATCGTGAAGCGGCAATCGGTCGATTTAAGATTGGCGATACCATTCGCACAAATCGTTATCGCTACACGCTCTTCCGTGACGACAATGGCAAAGGTCAAGTCATTGGTGAGATGTTGTTCGATCAACAAGAGGATCCTGCTGAGAACAACAATCTCGCCAAAGAGCCCAACATGAAGCAAGTAATCTCCGACTTACGGACGCAGCTCGAGGCTAGTTTCAGTAAAGCGAACGTGGCGAAAAACGCACCTTGA
- a CDS encoding right-handed parallel beta-helix repeat-containing protein, whose amino-acid sequence MANAADFVITDFGATSGGGDDRTAIQTAIFAASPGDRVIIPEGTFHLSGPVFPTTGITISGLGRDLSTLEYMGSSTTSEVIRIDGSSRNNVTLENFTVDGTGTQSNGTSPARAMNGILLQNTSGHVIRNMRVRDITQVQTDFSGGSNSGIRFASGVSNSLIEGNEIRNIGVDAIRGTAIRGNNSPSNKVVNNLIQDVGRTGIHFAHSSNMVVQRNTVIDSGLYDGPTSVQWAGDGLSIELFGGSSNSVVEDNQVDRWISMASASKTAVRRNKIITPAYRTEIETAGLELASGDDNIFTDNFVGPGARMSLLVVANNNETVERVFLGRNTFSEGSGRNAQIHANAGTPVHRLYFYDNKFINSQATSDDPSFTYAGVRLLSGGPGLDEGVREIVFEANEVSGNNGHAFRIGGSNHSELVFYENVVTQNTGDAFHGTKVFPSVHFDSNNTVENNGGSEATPTDTGFDNTAPLAMILSDSIVSVGSPIDFGMAYSDDNSTMPDDILWDFDEGVPVLDLAPTQNFERAGMHQVTLVVWDNDGRAARHTVEVDVLADFDQDTDVDGQDFLAWQRDDSPLQSNLHEWKSDYGSSLPIGQLTGVPEPQTLVMLVAFITICRIKRSRWHGQVT is encoded by the coding sequence ATGGCTAACGCGGCTGACTTTGTCATCACTGACTTCGGTGCCACCAGTGGCGGCGGAGATGATCGCACTGCCATTCAGACGGCCATCTTTGCAGCCTCACCAGGGGACCGTGTTATTATTCCCGAGGGCACGTTCCACCTCAGCGGTCCTGTGTTCCCGACAACGGGAATTACAATCAGTGGCCTCGGTCGCGATCTCTCAACGCTTGAGTACATGGGAAGTTCGACAACTTCGGAAGTGATTCGTATCGATGGCTCGTCGCGAAACAATGTGACTTTGGAGAATTTCACTGTCGACGGGACGGGTACCCAAAGCAACGGAACGAGTCCAGCACGGGCCATGAATGGCATCCTTCTCCAAAACACTTCGGGACATGTCATTCGCAACATGCGAGTACGCGATATTACTCAGGTACAAACGGATTTCTCGGGAGGATCGAACTCGGGCATCCGTTTCGCCAGCGGTGTTTCCAATTCACTGATCGAGGGGAATGAGATACGCAACATTGGCGTCGATGCTATCCGTGGTACGGCCATTCGGGGAAACAATTCCCCGAGCAACAAGGTAGTCAACAATCTGATCCAAGACGTCGGTCGGACCGGTATCCATTTCGCTCATTCATCCAACATGGTTGTCCAACGTAACACGGTCATTGATTCGGGACTTTACGACGGCCCTACGAGTGTTCAATGGGCAGGCGATGGCCTCAGCATTGAACTATTTGGTGGCAGCAGCAACTCGGTCGTTGAAGACAACCAAGTCGATCGCTGGATTAGTATGGCGAGCGCGAGTAAGACAGCAGTTCGTCGCAACAAGATTATTACGCCAGCTTATCGAACTGAAATTGAAACCGCTGGGCTCGAACTAGCGAGTGGAGATGACAACATTTTTACTGATAACTTCGTCGGGCCTGGTGCGAGGATGAGTCTTCTGGTCGTCGCCAACAATAACGAGACCGTAGAACGCGTCTTCCTGGGACGTAATACCTTCTCTGAGGGTAGTGGTCGCAACGCACAAATCCATGCGAATGCGGGAACGCCCGTGCATCGCCTCTACTTCTACGACAACAAATTTATCAACTCCCAAGCGACATCCGACGACCCCTCATTCACCTATGCGGGGGTTCGTCTGCTAAGCGGCGGACCAGGATTAGACGAGGGCGTACGCGAGATTGTTTTTGAAGCGAATGAAGTCTCAGGTAATAACGGTCATGCCTTCCGAATCGGTGGCAGCAATCACAGCGAACTCGTCTTCTACGAGAATGTTGTCACTCAAAATACCGGCGACGCCTTCCACGGCACAAAAGTTTTTCCTTCGGTTCATTTTGACTCGAACAACACGGTTGAAAACAACGGCGGTTCAGAGGCTACACCAACTGACACTGGCTTCGACAACACGGCCCCGCTGGCGATGATTCTCAGCGATTCAATCGTGTCAGTCGGAAGTCCAATCGATTTCGGCATGGCTTACTCGGACGATAACAGCACAATGCCCGATGATATTCTCTGGGACTTCGATGAAGGTGTGCCCGTCCTCGACCTGGCGCCAACGCAAAACTTCGAGAGAGCGGGGATGCATCAAGTCACGCTTGTAGTCTGGGACAACGATGGCCGTGCTGCACGTCATACAGTCGAGGTAGACGTTCTCGCCGACTTTGACCAAGACACAGATGTCGATGGACAAGATTTTCTTGCCTGGCAACGTGACGACTCACCACTGCAAAGCAATCTTCACGAGTGGAAGAGTGACTACGGTTCTTCGCTCCCGATTGGTCAACTTACAGGCGTACCGGAGCCACAGACACTCGTGATGCTCGTCGCATTTATCACCATCTGCAGAATCAAGCGTTCCCGCTGGCATGGTCAAGTCACTTAG
- a CDS encoding DUF1559 domain-containing protein yields MKKQKCLNPRHRQHGTLGFTLVELLVVIAIIGVLVGLLLPAVQAAREAARRTQCQNNLKQIGLACLNQESALGHYPTAGYNGGGVFGAGHMKAVTPDENLGWSFQILNYAEQGNLTQLREAEGMVGSSAFRFQRVPLFNCPSRGDRSYVFLPTGDGPYPVGDYCGIVASPTFHAKLRDSSLPAAWNWDAGMQHSKPFEEVQELQLCTGVIKQAGHFRGNASDYESNPSARPLMLHRYSKVDSSAIEDGTSNVLMIAEKSIAAERYTFGDNPPSDGNWWDAESYFDGCDWDIMRPVTPIDFQQGGQAVISDGTAVNQRFQQSGSYAGDRGLGSAHSGGMLAVYADGSVRFVNDDVDGLTLAILGRRSTGRVAPEL; encoded by the coding sequence ATGAAAAAACAGAAATGTCTCAATCCGCGTCACAGGCAACATGGCACCCTAGGGTTCACACTTGTCGAGCTGCTCGTGGTGATAGCGATCATCGGAGTTCTCGTCGGGCTCCTGTTACCTGCAGTTCAAGCAGCACGTGAAGCGGCTCGACGAACACAATGTCAGAATAACTTGAAACAAATTGGCTTAGCGTGCCTCAATCAAGAGTCCGCGCTGGGACATTATCCGACGGCCGGCTATAACGGCGGTGGGGTTTTCGGGGCGGGTCACATGAAGGCCGTCACGCCTGATGAAAACCTGGGCTGGTCATTCCAGATACTCAACTACGCGGAGCAGGGGAACCTCACCCAGCTTCGCGAGGCTGAAGGGATGGTAGGTTCGTCGGCTTTCCGTTTCCAAAGGGTTCCGCTTTTCAACTGTCCGTCCCGTGGTGACCGCTCCTACGTTTTTTTGCCGACAGGTGATGGCCCCTACCCCGTTGGAGACTATTGCGGCATCGTTGCATCCCCCACGTTTCATGCTAAACTACGGGACTCGAGCCTTCCGGCGGCTTGGAACTGGGATGCTGGCATGCAACACAGCAAACCGTTTGAAGAGGTTCAAGAGTTGCAATTGTGTACAGGTGTCATCAAGCAAGCAGGCCATTTCCGCGGCAACGCGAGCGATTACGAGAGCAATCCCTCAGCTCGCCCGTTAATGTTGCACCGGTACTCAAAAGTAGATAGCAGTGCCATCGAGGACGGCACTTCAAATGTTCTGATGATCGCTGAGAAATCGATCGCCGCTGAGCGTTACACATTCGGCGACAACCCTCCCTCTGATGGAAACTGGTGGGATGCGGAAAGCTACTTTGATGGCTGCGATTGGGACATCATGCGACCCGTCACTCCGATTGACTTTCAGCAAGGTGGGCAAGCCGTTATTTCTGACGGCACCGCAGTCAACCAGCGATTCCAACAATCGGGAAGTTATGCCGGCGATCGAGGACTCGGTTCCGCTCATTCGGGTGGCATGCTTGCGGTCTATGCCGATGGGTCCGTTCGATTCGTCAATGATGACGTCGACGGGTTGACGCTTGCGATCCTTGGTCGTCGTTCGACTGGTCGCGTCGCGCCTGAGCTCTAG
- a CDS encoding PEP-CTERM sorting domain-containing protein (PEP-CTERM proteins occur, often in large numbers, in the proteomes of bacteria that also encode an exosortase, a predicted intramembrane cysteine proteinase. The presence of a PEP-CTERM domain at a protein's C-terminus predicts cleavage within the sorting domain, followed by covalent anchoring to some some component of the (usually Gram-negative) cell surface. Many PEP-CTERM proteins exhibit an unusual sequence composition that includes large numbers of potential glycosylation sites. Expression of one such protein has been shown restore the ability of a bacterium to form floc, a type of biofilm.) encodes MTFRASFHAFTAVALCLLTTSGSYGQINTIADFDFDNTPTGGFGFSGPDNPGGNPLNVSYDNNAFGNGGFVGRVRINETNATLLADAAFAGGGLTGFDFALDGQFVSGSIAQENIDRVNLSFDIATLGGATLNGVRLQPNGMGSGAFPLDLGLGALDTAGAFQSFNIPLSTLDASDFITGLNSLGTTGFTFQANINKAGVDPNETFVSGHGFSLDNILLTAEADPTAPLVRIDAAAFAQGGNFSSLAEMISPATGPRIIADTVNNVILLRDPLPVSEDSNQTEGGVWVKQFGGGEVFEIPGGGQAQFEMDVRLLPLDDPVNQTRATEIDFRINVDPDDDGDFDFAQFRADISGLEEGATEFVTISVPFSPENYSFGDFGNAGDQSVIDAFGGMDPIKAQQFGLTTFNAGVHQLEIQEWRIAPVNATAGDFDGDGDVDGGDFLEWQRTNGTPEGLTDFLDNYGNNANPSVASAGAVPEPSTALLLLGSLSAMLSVLRRRA; translated from the coding sequence ATGACTTTTCGAGCGTCGTTTCATGCATTCACTGCGGTTGCGTTGTGCTTGCTTACTACCTCTGGATCATACGGCCAAATCAATACGATTGCGGATTTCGATTTTGACAACACTCCAACAGGTGGCTTTGGGTTTTCAGGACCCGACAACCCAGGGGGGAACCCACTAAACGTTAGCTACGATAATAACGCGTTCGGTAACGGTGGATTTGTTGGACGCGTTCGCATCAACGAAACCAATGCGACTCTTCTTGCCGATGCTGCTTTCGCTGGTGGTGGATTGACGGGATTTGATTTTGCCCTCGATGGGCAATTCGTAAGTGGTTCAATTGCTCAAGAAAACATTGACCGAGTGAACCTTAGCTTCGACATCGCTACGTTAGGTGGTGCGACACTCAACGGTGTACGTTTGCAGCCCAATGGTATGGGTAGTGGCGCCTTCCCGCTTGACTTAGGGCTGGGAGCACTTGATACCGCGGGGGCTTTTCAGTCCTTCAACATTCCACTTTCTACTCTCGACGCGTCGGATTTTATTACGGGCCTCAATTCACTAGGCACAACCGGATTCACCTTTCAAGCGAACATCAATAAGGCTGGTGTTGACCCTAATGAAACCTTTGTCTCAGGTCACGGCTTCTCGCTCGACAACATCTTGCTGACGGCAGAAGCCGACCCTACAGCACCGCTGGTACGGATCGATGCTGCAGCCTTTGCTCAGGGTGGTAACTTCAGCAGTTTGGCAGAGATGATCAGTCCTGCCACGGGGCCTAGGATCATAGCTGATACGGTCAACAACGTCATCCTCTTACGCGACCCCCTGCCTGTAAGTGAAGACTCGAATCAAACCGAGGGTGGCGTCTGGGTTAAGCAATTTGGAGGCGGTGAAGTCTTCGAGATCCCAGGAGGAGGCCAAGCTCAGTTCGAGATGGACGTACGCTTACTGCCGCTGGATGACCCCGTTAATCAGACACGAGCGACCGAAATTGATTTCCGCATCAATGTAGACCCTGATGACGATGGCGACTTCGATTTCGCGCAGTTCCGTGCCGATATTAGCGGACTTGAAGAGGGAGCGACTGAGTTTGTTACGATCAGCGTGCCGTTTTCCCCTGAGAATTACTCATTCGGCGATTTCGGAAACGCAGGCGATCAGTCGGTTATCGACGCATTTGGCGGCATGGACCCCATCAAGGCTCAGCAATTTGGTCTCACAACATTCAATGCTGGCGTCCATCAATTGGAAATTCAGGAATGGCGAATCGCACCGGTTAATGCTACGGCTGGCGACTTTGATGGCGACGGAGATGTCGATGGCGGAGATTTCCTGGAGTGGCAGCGTACTAACGGAACCCCGGAGGGCTTGACTGACTTTCTGGATAACTATGGTAATAATGCCAACCCATCAGTCGCATCCGCGGGGGCAGTTCCAGAGCCCTCAACAGCACTCCTGCTGCTTGGGAGTCTCTCTGCGATGCTTTCTGTACTACGTCGACGTGCATAA
- a CDS encoding PEP-CTERM sorting domain-containing protein gives MIQKFFAATCVAALISVSGASAATVVVIDAPNGDELNARFGLDDSMVGVTDPTGGTSTNITGDPLASFSDLYGPNFIDLSSFGLAPGDTLNAVGKFLSTANPGVTAARLQFRFYNDANNDGNLQFGGGSEFANRVEAFGPFADMNNATSFQDLDFSVVIPAVDMTGAPITHFEFAFQLPQAGEDGDQGNNSVVAAANVFVKDVSVTGVTIPEPSSLALFGLGTLALGVCQRRK, from the coding sequence ATGATTCAGAAGTTTTTTGCTGCCACATGTGTTGCAGCGCTGATTAGTGTCTCTGGCGCATCAGCCGCAACTGTTGTGGTGATTGATGCTCCAAACGGCGATGAGCTTAACGCCCGTTTTGGGCTCGATGATTCCATGGTAGGTGTCACGGACCCCACGGGTGGTACTAGCACCAATATTACGGGCGACCCACTCGCCTCATTCTCTGATCTCTATGGTCCGAACTTTATCGACTTATCGAGCTTTGGTCTAGCACCGGGCGATACACTCAACGCCGTCGGCAAGTTCCTTTCAACGGCCAACCCTGGGGTAACTGCAGCTCGCTTGCAATTTCGCTTTTATAACGACGCAAACAACGATGGCAACTTGCAATTCGGCGGTGGCAGTGAGTTTGCCAATCGGGTCGAAGCCTTCGGACCTTTTGCTGACATGAATAACGCAACGAGCTTTCAGGATTTGGATTTTAGCGTTGTGATTCCTGCGGTTGATATGACTGGCGCGCCGATTACTCACTTTGAATTTGCTTTTCAGCTTCCCCAAGCGGGTGAAGACGGCGATCAGGGTAATAACTCAGTCGTTGCCGCAGCGAATGTTTTCGTCAAAGACGTCAGTGTCACCGGCGTAACCATCCCCGAACCCTCAAGCCTAGCTTTATTCGGCCTCGGCACGCTTGCTTTGGGCGTGTGTCAACGCCGTAAGTAG
- a CDS encoding sigma-70 family RNA polymerase sigma factor, with protein MRPTSDSNFERSQTTSSASSQPGSSQPASGGEVTDRGVTEEFYQLLTQHQSRLRGFVRCLLFNAAEVDDVLQETNVILLRKARGFQPGTNFWAWASTVARYEVLSHFKRLGRNKHVLNSELMQELVVVVEERLENLEERRSALSECFEKLTPARRQLLEMRYSLGHSIAAIAETTQRPAGSIRQTLYRIRQTLMACISARLKAGQTPGI; from the coding sequence ATGCGACCCACCAGCGATTCCAACTTCGAGAGGTCTCAAACAACATCGTCTGCATCGAGCCAGCCAGGATCGAGTCAGCCAGCGTCAGGTGGCGAAGTCACTGATCGCGGAGTCACTGAGGAGTTCTATCAGCTTCTTACCCAACATCAATCACGTCTTCGTGGCTTTGTTAGGTGTTTGCTATTTAACGCTGCCGAAGTCGATGATGTGTTGCAAGAGACGAATGTGATTCTCCTACGCAAAGCGAGAGGCTTTCAGCCGGGGACGAACTTTTGGGCATGGGCGAGCACAGTTGCCCGTTACGAGGTGTTGTCACACTTCAAACGGTTGGGGCGAAACAAGCATGTTCTCAATAGCGAACTGATGCAAGAACTAGTGGTTGTCGTCGAAGAAAGGCTTGAGAATCTCGAAGAGCGCCGCAGCGCACTCTCTGAATGCTTTGAAAAACTGACACCCGCCCGCCGGCAATTATTAGAGATGCGATACAGTCTAGGACACTCAATTGCGGCGATTGCGGAAACAACGCAGCGTCCTGCCGGCTCGATTCGACAAACGCTGTATCGGATTCGTCAAACTTTAATGGCTTGCATTTCCGCACGCCTCAAGGCGGGACAGACCCCAGGCATTTAA
- a CDS encoding LamG-like jellyroll fold domain-containing protein, protein MKHPYSEDDWADLLQRIVDDEVSSVDLKRLEAILLDDGAKQGEFVDYLLMHDLLDEWLGPEGLIGAVDMLSSDETLPHSPSVVSAGALALETKAERRFSANLVWGLAIALLVAMGTWAYWPIRHQPNRFAKASSDEKHTQNEAIAVARLASGYQVQFSQDKQPEGDSFRAGEYRLERGAAGVIFDNGTKLVVESPAEFTIVNSMSVVLHQGKVRAHVPDAAKGFTISTPDFEVEDLGTEFGVSVLDDKTADVRVFSGKVRLLQEGELLKELAVGSGDSWLQRNGPEIANIRGTSYLTSADLGRRRWNEFKAELLTDPTLVFYLDFERISREPSRVANVVRNDEMSDGVRRGSAIVQGRWPGTKAMLFESFDDSLDVDIPGEYEAFTITAWLQLHSFSWPYQTILNSNDWRQATHHFNIMRNGSLDGGIRRDENKDFENFRIHSSEGEIQVGDWKLVSCVVNARLGQVSYYVDRELVSGSKVELPQSFLTFGPSTIGNWGHTPDFAPGGPLFYDRPLCGRIDDIALYSRPLTAKEISELYRAGNGFK, encoded by the coding sequence ATGAAACACCCCTACTCCGAAGACGATTGGGCAGATCTGCTTCAGAGAATCGTTGACGATGAAGTTTCAAGTGTTGACTTAAAGCGTCTAGAAGCGATTCTGTTGGACGATGGTGCGAAACAAGGAGAGTTTGTCGATTATCTTTTGATGCATGATCTGCTTGACGAATGGCTTGGTCCAGAGGGGCTGATCGGTGCCGTTGACATGCTCTCCAGTGATGAGACGCTGCCCCACTCGCCTAGCGTAGTGTCAGCAGGAGCCTTGGCGTTAGAGACGAAAGCGGAGCGAAGATTCTCAGCGAACTTAGTTTGGGGCCTCGCGATTGCTCTCTTAGTCGCGATGGGTACTTGGGCCTACTGGCCCATACGGCATCAACCGAATCGCTTCGCAAAAGCAAGTTCCGATGAGAAACACACTCAAAACGAAGCTATCGCAGTTGCCCGGCTTGCGAGCGGCTATCAGGTGCAGTTTAGCCAAGACAAGCAGCCAGAAGGCGACTCCTTTCGAGCCGGAGAATATCGCTTGGAGCGTGGGGCCGCAGGAGTCATCTTTGATAATGGTACGAAACTGGTCGTTGAATCTCCAGCAGAATTTACGATCGTGAATAGCATGTCGGTCGTGCTACACCAAGGAAAGGTTCGAGCTCACGTCCCCGATGCGGCTAAAGGATTTACGATCTCCACACCCGACTTCGAAGTTGAAGATCTCGGCACGGAGTTTGGCGTTTCGGTGCTCGATGATAAAACAGCCGATGTTCGCGTGTTTTCAGGCAAGGTGCGTTTGCTGCAAGAAGGAGAACTCCTCAAAGAGTTGGCTGTCGGCAGCGGAGATTCTTGGTTGCAAAGAAATGGTCCCGAAATAGCAAACATCCGCGGGACTAGCTACCTCACTTCGGCTGATCTGGGACGTCGGCGATGGAACGAATTCAAAGCTGAACTCTTGACTGATCCCACGCTCGTTTTCTATCTCGACTTCGAGCGAATTAGTCGAGAACCCAGCCGTGTCGCCAACGTTGTACGCAATGATGAGATGTCTGACGGTGTCCGACGCGGTAGTGCGATTGTTCAAGGTCGCTGGCCAGGTACGAAAGCCATGCTGTTTGAAAGTTTCGATGATTCGCTGGATGTTGACATTCCTGGAGAATACGAGGCATTTACAATTACAGCTTGGCTACAACTTCATTCGTTTAGTTGGCCCTATCAAACGATCCTCAATTCAAATGACTGGAGGCAAGCGACCCACCATTTCAACATCATGCGAAATGGCTCGCTCGATGGCGGTATTCGTCGTGACGAGAATAAAGACTTCGAGAATTTCAGGATTCACTCAAGCGAAGGAGAAATACAAGTCGGCGATTGGAAGCTTGTTTCGTGCGTCGTGAATGCACGGCTTGGTCAGGTCAGCTACTATGTTGATCGAGAACTGGTCTCGGGTAGTAAAGTTGAGCTTCCGCAGTCCTTTTTGACTTTTGGCCCGAGTACCATTGGCAACTGGGGGCACACGCCAGATTTCGCGCCAGGAGGCCCCCTATTCTACGATCGCCCGCTCTGCGGTCGCATCGACGATATCGCACTTTACAGTCGGCCATTGACGGCAAAAGAAATCAGTGAACTTTACAGGGCCGGAAATGGTTTCAAGTAA
- a CDS encoding cellulase family glycosylhydrolase, producing the protein MVSSNRLLSCFLGFCYAYAFGWSAFAAESEVLGRVHIEENHFGKVVVAADDQPMRGTSVMMNKYQRHNGETRYFYDPEYWQMLRANGITALRIAVFDPWQRAHGDPGDTTPYPHGDFSDLYDQAEMFYELDYLIETAGKHGMSVLVNYHNTGGYRDPDHSQPTNEKGEFPYLESMDEVVNFWELVAPRYANRTHVFYEPLNEYAKWRPDNYTDEVLGDTYRIYEVIRQRAPQTHIVLLSFANHIPQDPVKHSMLKTARKLAALGVDFSNASVAFHPYNPKPEHVNPEKYILELMAEYPVINTEQNFPVKSIEELDWLDASGLEGDKLGVQSMERLGISWFHWNIDTPKRFRDYYIGKLLPDAKEKGYLWQAASQEHEADPVPE; encoded by the coding sequence ATGGTTTCAAGTAATCGACTTCTAAGCTGCTTCCTTGGATTTTGCTACGCTTATGCCTTCGGGTGGTCAGCATTCGCTGCCGAAAGTGAAGTCCTAGGGCGTGTTCATATTGAGGAGAATCATTTCGGCAAAGTAGTTGTCGCCGCCGACGACCAACCCATGCGCGGAACGTCAGTGATGATGAATAAGTATCAGCGGCACAACGGGGAGACACGCTACTTCTACGATCCAGAATACTGGCAGATGTTGAGGGCTAATGGCATCACAGCACTTCGCATAGCGGTGTTTGATCCTTGGCAACGGGCCCACGGTGATCCGGGGGACACCACGCCCTATCCGCATGGCGACTTTAGTGATCTCTACGATCAGGCGGAGATGTTCTATGAACTGGACTATCTCATTGAGACGGCTGGCAAGCATGGCATGTCGGTTCTCGTCAACTACCACAACACCGGTGGCTATCGCGATCCCGACCATTCTCAGCCGACGAACGAGAAGGGGGAGTTCCCCTACTTGGAATCAATGGATGAAGTAGTCAACTTTTGGGAGCTCGTGGCCCCTCGTTACGCAAACCGCACGCACGTCTTTTACGAGCCACTGAACGAATACGCAAAATGGCGGCCCGACAACTACACAGATGAAGTACTCGGAGATACGTATCGCATCTACGAAGTGATTCGCCAGCGAGCCCCTCAAACTCATATCGTTTTGCTATCTTTCGCAAACCACATCCCACAAGACCCAGTAAAGCATTCGATGCTCAAAACCGCGCGAAAGTTGGCTGCGTTGGGAGTCGATTTTTCCAACGCATCGGTCGCGTTTCATCCCTACAACCCGAAGCCTGAGCATGTGAATCCCGAAAAGTATATTCTGGAACTGATGGCCGAGTATCCCGTCATTAACACGGAGCAAAACTTTCCAGTGAAGTCGATAGAAGAACTCGACTGGCTCGACGCCAGCGGTTTAGAAGGTGACAAGCTTGGGGTGCAATCAATGGAGCGGCTGGGTATCAGTTGGTTCCATTGGAACATCGATACGCCGAAGAGATTTCGTGACTACTACATCGGCAAACTGCTACCGGATGCCAAGGAGAAAGGATATCTTTGGCAAGCGGCAAGTCAGGAGCACGAAGCTGATCCTGTCCCAGAATGA